GGCGGGAGCAGAGCGGGAGGTGAGGGACGCGGACGGGGAGCCCATGAGCCGCACGCCGGGCCGGCGCAGAAGCCTTTCATCTCCAGCAGACACACGCCTGCCCAGCCCAGCCGCCTTCCCAGGAGGGGCGCGGCAGGGGCCTGGCTCTCTTGGCTGGCTGTGGCGGCTCGAGCTTCAACACCCCGCGCTCTGGGGCGGCCCTCGCGCAGGGGCCAGGTGCGCACTCGCCGGGGGCTACCCCAGGTGCACCCCCTTGCCCTCGCAGTCCGGCACCGAGGTGCTCCCAATGTGCTCCACCGTCACCGCGGGCAGGAACCTGCGCACCTCGTCGCCCACGCGCCGGGCCACCTCCACCCCGCGCGCGTCATACGGCCGGCAGGCAAGCCCGTCACGCACGTAGGGGCCGATGCGAGTCACCGTCTCGAACATGAAGTCCTCACAGCACCACCCGATTCTTCCGGGTGTCGTCCTCGAGCCATACGTCCACATGGAACAAGGCGCTACCCGCGCGTCCAGCCGTCTCGGAGCCTGGACGCCCCCACGGCGGGCAAGCCAGACGCGCCTGGATTGTTCCGAGCAGTCCGCGTGCGCATCGCCCACCAGGACGGTCACCCCACGAGAAGCCCGGGAGACGTCATCGTGCGGAAGCCACCTGCTCCCGCGCGTAGTGCGTTGGCGGAAGTCCGACGTGGCGAGTGAAGGCAACGCTGAAGGTGCTCGCGGAGCTGTAGCCGACTTGCTCCGCGACCTCGGCGACGGTGACTTCCTTGCGCCGCAGGAGGTTCTTCGCCAAGGCCATGCGCCAGCCGAGCAGGTACTCCATCGGGGCGACGCCCACCGCGCGACTGAATCGCTCGAAGAACGTCGAGCGGGACAGCGCGGCCTCTTTCGCCAACTGCGCGACAGTCCACGCCTTGGTCGGACTCTCGTGCATCCGTCGTATCGCGACGGCAAGGCGCTCGTCGGCGAGTCCGCGCAGGAGGCCCGGCGACGCCGCGGTGCCCGCCGTGGAGCGCAGGGCTTCGATGAGAAGAACCTCGAGGAGGCGAGCGAGGATGACCTCGCGCGCGGGCCGCCGTTCGCGGGACTCCTCGCTCACGAGTTCCACGAGGGTGGAGAGCCTCCGCTCGCCGCGAACGTGCACGAGCTGCGGGAGGAGCGGGACGAGCAAGCTCGCGTCCGGGGAAGCGAAGACGCAGTAACCCACCAGCATTCGAACATCAGGCGGACCACTCGGATCGCCATGTCTGACTTCGCCATCGGGCAACACGACGTGCGCGG
The nucleotide sequence above comes from Cystobacter fuscus DSM 2262. Encoded proteins:
- a CDS encoding GrpB family protein, whose product is MFETVTRIGPYVRDGLACRPYDARGVEVARRVGDEVRRFLPAVTVEHIGSTSVPDCEGKGVHLG
- a CDS encoding helix-turn-helix transcriptional regulator; this encodes MIDPLAEVVSLLQPGAPFSKLVRGAGRWRVRRAEAGRPFYCAVLEGALRLAVDGRAPMILEKGDFVLIPSAFDFTASSLEPPPGRRDTAHVVLPDGEVRHGDPSGPPDVRMLVGYCVFASPDASLLVPLLPQLVHVRGERRLSTLVELVSEESRERRPAREVILARLLEVLLIEALRSTAGTAASPGLLRGLADERLAVAIRRMHESPTKAWTVAQLAKEAALSRSTFFERFSRAVGVAPMEYLLGWRMALAKNLLRRKEVTVAEVAEQVGYSSASTFSVAFTRHVGLPPTHYAREQVASAR